The Actinomyces faecalis genome includes the window CGGTTCTTCTACGTCGCAGGTGCTGGGCTGTCCTGGGACATGGCGCCCTTCCTGTGGACAGTATCGATCCTGACCATGTTCGTCGGCACCGTCGTCGGTATCGTCCAGGGCGACGTCAAGCGCATGCTCGCCTACTCCGCGATCGCCCACGCCGGCTACATGCTGATCGGCATCGTGGCGCTCAACCAGGCCGGTATCCGGGCGCTGCTCTTCTACGCCCTGGCCTACGGCGTATCGACCGTGGGAGCCTTCGGCGTGGTGACGCTGGTACGCGTGAACCACGACGGCGCAGCAGGCCCGGAGGCCACGGACCTGGAGGCTCTCAAGGGGCTGGGACGGCGTTCACCCTGGCTGGCGCTGTCGCTGGCGGTCTTCCTGCTGTCCTTCGCAGGTATCCCGCTGACGGCGGGTTTCATCGCGAAGTTCGAGCTCTTCGTCGCCGGTATCGGCGGTGGGGCGACCTGGCTCGTGATCGCTGCCGTCGTCTCCTCGGCCGCGACCGCCTTCTTCTACATGCGAGTCATCATCCTTATGTTCTTCCGTGAGCCTGATGAGGACCGTGTGGTCGTGGTGACCTCCAACGGGCTGTCGTCGACCGCTATCGGCGTGGCCGTCCTGCTGACCGTCGTGCTGGGCGTGCTGCCTCAGACGGTGCTGGCTACCTTGGGCAACGCCGCTATGCTCGTGCCGTGATCGGTACGTTCCCACTGGACATCCCTGAGCTCGAGGGCCGGATCTCTCCGGCCCTCGAGGCCGTCGAGACCAGGCTCCTCCAGGTCGTCAACAACGCCGACGAGACCATTAACCCGCCGACCTCCCACCTGGCACAGGCCGGCGGCAAGCGGCTTCGTCCGGTGCTGACGCTGCTGACCGCCCAGCTGGGCGACCCGCGGCTGGCCACCGGGCAGGAGGTTCGTGACGCCGGCGTGTCCGTGGAGCTGACGCATATCGCCACGCTCTACCACGACGACGTCATGGACGACGCCCCGTTGCGCCGGGGTGCGCCGAGCGCGCAGATGGTGTGGGGAAACTCCGCCGCGATCCTGACCGGTGACGTCCTGGTGGCCCGTGCCTCCCAGCTTGTCGCCGCGCTCGGCCCTGAGGCCGTCCTGGCCCATGCCAAGACCTTCGAGCGCCTGTGCATGGGGCAGCTCCACGAGACCCTGGCCAGGCCTGCGGGGACTGACCCCGTGGAGCACTACATCCAGGTCCTGGCGGACAAGACCGGCTCCCTCATCGCGGTCTCGGCTCGCTACGGCGCGATGCTGACCCGTGCCGGCCGGGACACGGAGCGCATCGTCGAGGAGTTCGGTGAGAAGATCGGTGTGGCCTTCCAGCTGGCTGACGACGTCATTGACCT containing:
- a CDS encoding polyprenyl synthetase family protein is translated as MIGTFPLDIPELEGRISPALEAVETRLLQVVNNADETINPPTSHLAQAGGKRLRPVLTLLTAQLGDPRLATGQEVRDAGVSVELTHIATLYHDDVMDDAPLRRGAPSAQMVWGNSAAILTGDVLVARASQLVAALGPEAVLAHAKTFERLCMGQLHETLARPAGTDPVEHYIQVLADKTGSLIAVSARYGAMLTRAGRDTERIVEEFGEKIGVAFQLADDVIDLTSDSETTGKTPGTDLREGVETMPVLLLRQALAAGELDAAGQSILSTLSSADLEDDAVLSEVVARLREHPVLARTREMAMTWAEDAVAVLSGLEEAVVAGTRERLAEVGAGTDQVEAAVADARVRVGQVREAMEQFARLLVDRAA